One window from the genome of Synechococcus sp. PROS-7-1 encodes:
- a CDS encoding Fur family transcriptional regulator → MPSVSTQPETGGSLKQGLHQDGRRLTPQRRRILELFESLGGGRHLSAEDVHHQLLNRQLKVSLATIYRTLRLLVEMGFLQELQTSNGSQFELADAEHIRHHHLVCVRCGRTEDFESEAVLNAGLLASKGFGFDLIGSSLTVRGICPQCR, encoded by the coding sequence ATGCCATCTGTCTCCACGCAACCCGAGACTGGCGGATCTCTGAAGCAAGGGCTGCATCAAGACGGACGTCGACTGACACCCCAGCGCCGGCGGATCCTTGAGTTGTTCGAATCGCTTGGAGGTGGACGGCATCTCAGCGCGGAGGACGTGCACCATCAACTACTGAATCGTCAGTTGAAGGTCTCACTGGCCACCATCTATCGCACCCTGAGGCTGTTGGTGGAGATGGGGTTTCTTCAGGAATTGCAAACAAGCAACGGCAGCCAGTTCGAACTCGCTGACGCCGAACACATCCGTCACCACCACCTGGTTTGCGTGCGCTGCGGGCGCACTGAGGACTTCGAAAGTGAAGCCGTTTTGAATGCGGGCTTACTAGCCAGCAAGGGATTTGGCTTTGACCTCATCGGCTCCAGCCTCACGGTGCGAGGGATTTGCCCTCAGTGCCGATAA
- a CDS encoding cell division protein SepF, whose product MNIGQLQGFHEVLVITPLTFEQGAEAVLAVRDQCTVVLNLTAMEPSLAQRTADFVSGGVRALDGQEHRVGDQVLLFAPANVDVNLS is encoded by the coding sequence ATGAACATTGGTCAGCTCCAAGGATTCCACGAGGTTCTCGTGATCACCCCCCTGACATTCGAGCAGGGTGCGGAAGCGGTTTTGGCCGTTCGCGACCAATGCACCGTGGTGCTGAATCTCACGGCCATGGAGCCATCCTTGGCGCAAAGAACTGCCGATTTCGTCTCCGGAGGAGTCAGAGCACTCGATGGCCAGGAACATCGCGTTGGAGATCAGGTTTTGCTTTTTGCGCCAGCCAACGTCGACGTGAATCTCAGCTGA
- the arsS gene encoding arsenosugar biosynthesis radical SAM (seleno)protein ArsS (Some members of this family are selenoproteins.), translated as MDALPSSFPSLRRRRLETLQVNLGYRCNQSCSHCHVDAGPWRTEMMEPDQVELIPQVLRHCQLKTLDLTGGAPELHPQFRDLVCAARAQNVEVIDRCNLTILTEPGQESLAEFLADSGVRIVASLPCYEQERVDQQRGRGVFERSLDALKVLNRLGYGIPGSSLKLDLVYNPSGPTLPPPQQSLEEQYRKQLKASHGISFHQLLTLANMPIKRFERDLEVSGELECYQTLLREAHRSANLDEVMCRTLISVSWTGSLHDCDFNQQLGCSVGAKPAVLADLLTIQDGLVDQPIAVADHCFGCTAGQGSSCGGSLS; from the coding sequence ATGGATGCTCTGCCTTCGTCATTCCCATCACTCCGACGACGTCGCCTCGAAACACTTCAGGTCAACCTCGGCTACCGCTGCAACCAGAGCTGCAGTCATTGCCACGTGGATGCGGGGCCCTGGCGCACGGAAATGATGGAGCCTGATCAGGTGGAGCTCATTCCGCAGGTCCTGAGGCACTGCCAGTTGAAAACCCTCGATCTGACGGGGGGTGCCCCTGAACTTCATCCGCAGTTCAGGGACCTTGTCTGTGCTGCCCGCGCCCAGAACGTTGAGGTGATTGACCGATGCAACCTCACGATTCTCACGGAACCTGGGCAGGAATCACTCGCTGAATTCCTCGCTGATTCGGGTGTTCGCATCGTGGCATCGCTGCCTTGTTATGAACAGGAACGGGTTGATCAACAACGAGGCCGAGGTGTGTTCGAGCGCAGCCTCGATGCCTTGAAAGTGCTCAATCGGTTGGGATACGGAATTCCCGGGTCTTCACTGAAGCTCGATCTTGTGTACAACCCATCGGGTCCCACCTTGCCGCCACCTCAGCAATCACTGGAAGAGCAATACCGAAAGCAGCTGAAGGCATCCCATGGGATTTCTTTTCATCAATTGCTGACGCTCGCCAACATGCCGATCAAGCGTTTTGAGCGAGACCTGGAAGTCAGCGGAGAGCTGGAGTGTTACCAAACCCTTCTGCGAGAGGCGCATCGTTCCGCCAATCTTGATGAGGTGATGTGTCGGACCTTGATCAGCGTTAGCTGGACCGGCTCACTTCATGACTGCGATTTCAACCAACAACTCGGTTGTTCAGTCGGCGCGAAGCCTGCCGTGCTCGCTGATCTGTTGACAATTCAGGATGGCTTGGTCGATCAGCCCATTGCCGTTGCTGATCATTGCTTTGGTTGCACAGCTGGACAGGGATCCAGTTGTGGCGGTTCGCTCAGCTGA
- the stpA gene encoding glucosylglycerol 3-phosphatase, which yields MFRMDLDQLHQELMASSDLLIVQDLDGVCMPLVKDPLTRRMPADYVRAAALLKGRFQVLTNGEHEGRRGVNRLVEAALGDAETAAREGLYLPGLAAGGVQLQDCYGQLSHPGVSDAEMAFLADVPRRMQGLLAERLPSVMHELGVEAMAMEIQRAILDTQVSPTINLNSLFSLIPNDVARQRQLQVMLQELMDALMAMAAAEGLGHSFFLHVAPNLGRDQEGNERLKPAETGDVGSTDIQFMLRGAIKEVGLLVLINRHIAARTGIAPLGEDFNVRTAPHDHAALLALCHERIAKDQMPHLVGVGDTVTSTPCPSGDGWLRGGSDRGFLTLLQELGESYGHRNRVVLVDSSGGEVDRPSLLDGSFEGISDPSDSLRLDVCIPEGPERYVAWFIALAEAHHGREPSA from the coding sequence GTGTTTCGGATGGATCTTGACCAACTTCACCAAGAGCTGATGGCCAGCTCGGATCTATTGATCGTTCAGGACCTAGATGGTGTCTGCATGCCGCTGGTGAAAGACCCGCTCACCCGCAGGATGCCAGCGGATTATGTGCGTGCGGCCGCGCTGTTGAAGGGGCGCTTTCAGGTGCTCACCAACGGTGAGCATGAAGGCCGCCGTGGGGTGAACCGGCTTGTGGAGGCTGCCCTTGGTGATGCCGAGACGGCCGCACGGGAGGGCCTCTACCTTCCTGGTCTGGCCGCTGGTGGCGTGCAGCTGCAGGACTGTTACGGCCAGCTTTCCCATCCAGGGGTCAGTGATGCGGAAATGGCGTTTCTCGCCGATGTGCCAAGGCGAATGCAAGGTCTTCTTGCCGAGCGTCTGCCCTCCGTCATGCATGAGCTCGGAGTCGAGGCGATGGCCATGGAGATTCAGCGAGCGATTCTCGATACCCAGGTCTCGCCAACCATCAATCTCAACAGCCTGTTCAGCCTGATTCCCAATGACGTGGCCAGGCAACGGCAGCTGCAGGTGATGCTCCAGGAGCTCATGGATGCCTTGATGGCGATGGCTGCAGCGGAGGGACTGGGCCATTCCTTTTTCTTGCATGTCGCTCCGAACCTTGGCCGGGATCAGGAGGGGAATGAGCGCCTAAAACCTGCTGAAACCGGTGATGTGGGCAGTACCGATATTCAGTTCATGCTGCGGGGAGCGATCAAGGAAGTTGGCTTGCTGGTGTTGATCAATCGCCACATTGCCGCTCGAACTGGCATCGCACCCTTGGGAGAAGACTTCAACGTCCGCACAGCTCCACACGACCATGCGGCTTTGCTTGCGCTCTGTCATGAGCGCATTGCCAAGGACCAGATGCCTCACCTCGTCGGCGTTGGCGACACCGTCACGTCAACCCCTTGTCCGTCGGGCGATGGTTGGTTGCGGGGTGGCAGTGACCGTGGATTTCTCACCCTCCTCCAGGAGCTTGGCGAAAGCTATGGGCATCGCAACAGGGTTGTTCTGGTCGATAGCAGCGGCGGAGAAGTGGATCGACCTTCTTTGCTCGATGGATCTTTCGAGGGGATCAGTGACCCAAGCGACTCCCTGCGGCTCGATGTCTGTATCCCGGAAGGCCCGGAGCGCTATGTGGCCTGGTTCATCGCGCTTGCGGAAGCGCATCACGGGCGAGAACCCTCAGCATGA